A genomic segment from Bubalus bubalis isolate 160015118507 breed Murrah chromosome 5, NDDB_SH_1, whole genome shotgun sequence encodes:
- the TMEM9 gene encoding proton-transporting V-type ATPase complex assembly regulator TMEM9 isoform X1 — protein MGEGGETRGRGRPPASSRRPEALPPAQEAPPLSPPGGGSCRPREGPRSMKLLCVVAVVGSLLVPPAQANKSSEDIRCKCICPPYRNISGHIYNQNVSQKDCNCLHVVEPMPVPGHDVEAYCLLCECKYEERSTTTIKIIIVIYLSVVGALLLYMAFLMLVDPLIRKPDAYTERLHNEEESEDARSAAAAAFGPRANTVLERVEGAQQRWKLQVQEQRKTVFDRHKMLS, from the exons ATGGGGGAGGGCGGGGAGACGCGAGGCAGGGGTCGCCCGCCGGCCTCGTCCCGGAGACCCGAGGCCCTCCCTCCCGCCCAGGAGGCCCCGCCGCTGAGCCCGCCCG GTGGGGGATCTTGCCGGCCCCGTGAAGGCCCGAGAAGCATGAAGCTCCTGTGTGTGGTGGCCGTGGTCGGAAGTCTGCTGGTTCCCCCAGCCCAAGCCAACAAG AGTTCTGAAGATATCCGTTGTAAATGCATCTGTCCGCCGTATAGGAACATCAGCGGGCACATTTACAACCAGAATGTGTCACAGAAGGACTG CAACTGCCTGCACGTGGTGGAGCCCATGCCGGTGCCCGGCCACGACGTGGAGGCCTACTGCCTGCTGTGCGAGTGCAAGTACGAGGAGCGGAGCACCACCACCATCAAG ATCATTATCGTCATCTACCTGTCGGTGGTGGGTGCCCTCCTGCTCTACATGGCCTTCCTGATGCTGGTGGACCCTCTGATCCGGAAGCCGGACGCCTACACAGAGCGGCTGCACAATGAGGAGGAGAGTGAG GATGCTCGCTCTGCAGCCGCCGCCGCCTTCGGGCCCCGGGCGAACACGGTCCTGGAGCGCGTGGAGGGCGCGCAGCAGCGGTGGAAGCTGCAGGTTCAGGAGCAGCGAAAGACCGTCTTCGACCGGCACAAGATGCTCAGTTAG
- the TMEM9 gene encoding proton-transporting V-type ATPase complex assembly regulator TMEM9 isoform X2: MKLLCVVAVVGSLLVPPAQANKSSEDIRCKCICPPYRNISGHIYNQNVSQKDCNCLHVVEPMPVPGHDVEAYCLLCECKYEERSTTTIKIIIVIYLSVVGALLLYMAFLMLVDPLIRKPDAYTERLHNEEESEDARSAAAAAFGPRANTVLERVEGAQQRWKLQVQEQRKTVFDRHKMLS; the protein is encoded by the exons ATGAAGCTCCTGTGTGTGGTGGCCGTGGTCGGAAGTCTGCTGGTTCCCCCAGCCCAAGCCAACAAG AGTTCTGAAGATATCCGTTGTAAATGCATCTGTCCGCCGTATAGGAACATCAGCGGGCACATTTACAACCAGAATGTGTCACAGAAGGACTG CAACTGCCTGCACGTGGTGGAGCCCATGCCGGTGCCCGGCCACGACGTGGAGGCCTACTGCCTGCTGTGCGAGTGCAAGTACGAGGAGCGGAGCACCACCACCATCAAG ATCATTATCGTCATCTACCTGTCGGTGGTGGGTGCCCTCCTGCTCTACATGGCCTTCCTGATGCTGGTGGACCCTCTGATCCGGAAGCCGGACGCCTACACAGAGCGGCTGCACAATGAGGAGGAGAGTGAG GATGCTCGCTCTGCAGCCGCCGCCGCCTTCGGGCCCCGGGCGAACACGGTCCTGGAGCGCGTGGAGGGCGCGCAGCAGCGGTGGAAGCTGCAGGTTCAGGAGCAGCGAAAGACCGTCTTCGACCGGCACAAGATGCTCAGTTAG
- the ASCL5 gene encoding achaete-scute homolog 5, producing MNDDFCRALAARRPAAAPGCLPLGIGPPPRPAPPAGAEPLGAVPFLLYPGAAGPPYCDAYAAAFPGAPFPGALGACDYPFEPAFIQKRNERERQRVRCVNEGYARLRGHLPGALAEKRLSKVETLRAAIRYIKHLQELLSAAPDGVAPREPRAAPSLAPDSAEPSCGSSSPFFESEECSH from the coding sequence ATGAACGACGACTTCTGCCGGGCGCTGGCGGCCCGCCGGCCCGCGGCGGCCCCCGGGTGCCTGCCGCTGGGCATCGGGCCCCCTCCGCGGCCGGCGCCCCCGGCCGGCGCCGAGCCCCTGGGCGCCGTGCCCTTCCTGCTCTACCCGGGCGCCGCCGGGCCGCCCTACTGCGACGCCTACGCGGCCGCTTTCCCGGGAGCGCCCTTCCCCGGCGCCCTGGGCGCCTGCGACTACCCTTTCGAGCCCGCCTTCATCCAGAAGCGCAATGAACGCGAGCGCCAGCGCGTCCGCTGCGTCAACGAGGGCTACGCGCGCCTCCGCGGCCACCTGCCCGGCGCCCTGGCTGAGAAGCGGCTCAGCAAGGTGGAGACCCTGCGCGCCGCCATCCGCTACATCAAGCACCTGCAGGAGCTGCTGAGCGCCGCCCCCGACGGCGTCGCGCCCCGCGAGCCCCGGGCGGCGCCCTCCCTGGCGCCCGACTCGGCCGAGCCCTCCTGCGGCTCCTCCTCGCCCTTCTTCGAGTCGGAGGAGTGCAGCCACTGA